From a single Candidatus Acidiferrales bacterium genomic region:
- a CDS encoding XdhC/CoxI family protein, with protein sequence MASGDVFEEIVRLRRSGRKAALATIVHTEGSIPSYETSRLLIRDDGSIVGTVGGGCVEAEVWAAAQEVMREERPRKLTFHLNNEASYDHGLICGGTVEIFLEPILPQAFCYIFGAGHISLSLSKVATLAGFSTVIVDDRPAFANRERFPEASDVIAEDFDTACSRIQTNESCFILIVTRGHKDDMRVMRWAAGVPNRYIGMIGSKRKVISVFRALEKEGVSSERFAEVHAPVGLEIGALTPEEIAVSIVAEMIAVRRHAEGLPSKSASQLYQQLSQDKG encoded by the coding sequence ATGGCTTCGGGTGATGTTTTTGAGGAAATTGTTCGCCTGCGGCGGTCGGGGCGCAAGGCAGCGCTGGCGACCATCGTCCACACGGAAGGCTCGATTCCGAGCTACGAGACCTCGCGGCTGCTGATCCGCGACGACGGCTCGATTGTGGGGACGGTGGGGGGCGGGTGCGTGGAAGCGGAAGTCTGGGCGGCGGCTCAGGAAGTGATGCGCGAGGAACGGCCGCGCAAGCTCACCTTTCACCTGAACAACGAGGCCAGTTATGACCACGGGCTGATCTGCGGCGGCACGGTCGAGATCTTCCTCGAGCCGATCCTTCCTCAAGCTTTTTGTTACATTTTTGGCGCCGGGCACATTTCCCTGAGCCTTTCGAAGGTGGCGACGCTTGCCGGCTTTTCCACGGTGATCGTGGACGACCGTCCGGCATTTGCCAACCGGGAGCGTTTCCCGGAAGCAAGCGATGTGATCGCCGAGGATTTTGACACGGCGTGCTCGCGCATCCAGACCAACGAGTCGTGTTTCATCCTGATCGTAACGCGCGGCCACAAGGACGACATGCGGGTGATGCGTTGGGCGGCGGGCGTGCCCAATCGCTACATCGGGATGATCGGGAGCAAGCGGAAGGTGATTTCCGTCTTCAGGGCGCTCGAAAAAGAAGGTGTCTCTTCCGAGCGTTTTGCCGAGGTGCACGCGCCGGTGGGATTGGAGATTGGCGCGCTCACCCCGGAAGAGATTGCGGTGAGCATTGTGGCGGAAATGATCGCGGTGCGCCGGCATGCCGAGGGGCTACCGAGCAAATCGGCCAGCCAATTGTATCAGCAGCTCTCGCAAGACAAGGGATAA